One Solanum pennellii chromosome 10, SPENNV200 genomic region harbors:
- the LOC107032627 gene encoding transcription factor MYB41 encodes MGRTPSSDKTGLKKGPWTPEEDQKLIQYIQLHGPGNWRNLPKNAGLQRCGKSCRLRWTNYLRPDIRRGRFSFEEEETIIQLHSVLGNKWSAIAARLPGRTDNEIKNYWNTHIRKRLLRMGIDPVTHSPRLDFLDLSSLFNSTQLNLSSLLGLQALVNPEIFKLANSLLLSNTHENQELLLQNQNSQGPELLLQKLQLLQNQSSISQHNDQLHHQVSEIPNCTPQNVSSSSSQSMQGNMGHYMMNNDQMFQKNVMLPLQNYSYSATDVSENSTIQSLNNNNNNNINNNQNFSFDTPLSSTEEEKESYCSNFNNFMKFEIPESLDFDDLL; translated from the exons atggGAAGAACACCATCTTCTGATAAAACTGGACTGAAGAAAGGTCCATGGACTCCAGAGGAAGATCAAAAACTCATTCAATATATTCAACTTCATGGCCCTGGAAATTGGAGAAATCTCCCCAAGAATGCTg gACTTCAAAGGTGTGGCAAGAGTTGTCGACTTAGGTGGACAAATTATTTGAGGCCTGATATTAGGAGAGGAAGATTCtcttttgaagaagaagaaactattATCCAACTTCATAGTGTTCTTGGTAACAA GTGGTCAGCTATAGCAGCACGATTACCTGGAAGAAcagataatgaaataaaaaactaTTGGAACACGCATATAAGAAAAAGGCTATTGAGGATGGGCATTGATCCAGTAACTCATAGCCCTCGTCTTGATTTTTTAGATTTATCATCACTTTTTAACTCGACTCAACTTAATCTTTCAAGCTTACTAGGACTACAAGCACTTGTAAACCCTGAAATCTTCAAACTTGCAAATTCCCTTTTACTATCCAACACACATGAAAATCAAGAACTATTATTACAAAATCAAAACTCTCAAGGACCTGAACTCTTGCTCCAAAAACTTCAATTATTGCAAAATCAGTCCTCTATTTCCCAACATAATGATCAATTGCACCACCAAGTTTCGGAAATACCAAATTGCACCCCACAAAAtgtttcatcttcatcttctcaaTCCATGCAAGGTAACATGGGACACTATATGATGAATAATGATCAAATGTTTCAAAAAAATGTGATGTTACCTCTTCAAAACTATAGTTATTCTGCCACTGATGTATCTGAGAACTCAACGATTCAATccttaaacaacaacaacaacaacaacatcaacaataatCAGAATTTCAGCTTTGATACGCCTTTATCAAGCACGGAAGAAGAGAAAGAGAGTTATTGTAgtaacttcaataatttcatgaagtttgaaatCCCAGAGAGTTTagattttgatgatttattgtAA